In a genomic window of Spodoptera frugiperda isolate SF20-4 chromosome 18, AGI-APGP_CSIRO_Sfru_2.0, whole genome shotgun sequence:
- the LOC118278115 gene encoding zinc finger CCHC domain-containing protein 10, producing the protein MTLGTYNRHQANKKKQAALAAAFPQGIRCQKCLEYGHWSYECTGKRKILVRPSRTQVLKKNLKSQEQGSCSGGSCKVPNKKRRTNECVDCSDNSSSGSSSSSESESSEDSESGSSSDSESDSESSSDSESGSDG; encoded by the exons ATGACTTTAGGCACTTACAATAGACATCAGGCCAACAAGAAAAA gcAAGCTGCATTGGCGGCGGCGTTCCCCCAAGGGATCCGCTGTCAGAAATGTCTGGAATATGGCCATTGGAGCTATGAATGCACAGGCAAGCGCAAGATCTTGGTGCGTCCATCACGCACACAAGTCTTAAAGAAGAACCTAAAGTCACAGGAACAAGGCTCCTGCAG CGGTGGCAGTTGCAAGGTACCGAATAAAAAGAGACGCACAAATGAATGCGTTGACTGCTCAGACAACAGTTCGTCAGGAAGCTCCTCTAGTTCAGAGTCAGAAAGCTCCGAGGACTCCGAGAGTGGCAGCAGCAGCGACTCTGAGAGTGACAGCGAGAGCAGCAGCGACTCCGAGTCCGGATCTGACGGTTAA
- the LOC118277868 gene encoding mitochondrial import inner membrane translocase subunit Tim16, giving the protein MAKYIAQIIVLGAQVVGRAFARALKQEIAASQEAAKRAGGGAEGTRRAAANASTGLTLEEAMQILNVDKLDKEKIGKNYEHLFQANEKAKGGSFYLQSKIVRAKERIDAEFKQAKQEQKEAPSQQKDTS; this is encoded by the coding sequence ATGGCTAAATATATCGCGCAAATTATAGTCCTGGGTGCCCAGGTAGTGGGAAGAGCTTTTGCAAGAGCGCTTAAACAAGAAATAGCTGCTTCACAAGAGGCTGCTAAACGAGCTGGTGGTGGAGCTGAAGGTACCAGGAGAGCGGCTGCAAATGCTTCGACAGGTCTCACATTAGAAGAAGCAATGCAAATACTAAACGTAGATAAATTGGACAAGgaaaaaattggtaaaaattACGAACACCTATTTCAAGCCAATGAGAAAGCAAAAGGTGGGTCTTTTTATTTGCAATCAAAAATTGTAAGAGCTAAGGAAAGGATAGACGCTGAATTTAAACAGGCGAAACAAGAACAGAAGGAAGCACCGAGCCAACAGAAGGATACATCATGA
- the LOC118277869 gene encoding DNA replication licensing factor Mcm2, with product MSSPAPDTPSERDGARSRMTSPARDYEMFEDESAILGDNPEEEEDDGEELFNDNMEADYRPMPALDRYDAEDLDEDDYDPMSIQDRVAAEQELRRRDREEGRNRRDDRDLLYDESDEESTGAPRAKRRRAAEKAAMGTDEQVEEGIESIENLEDTKGYTTKEWVSMLGPRTEIANRFKNFLRTYTNSKGQFVYKERIRRMCEHNQASFHVEFDVLARREQVLAYFLPEAPFQMLQIFDEVAKDIVLQIFPSYERVTSEIHVRISDLPLIEELRTFRKLHLNQLVRTVGVITATTGVLPQLSVVKYDCNRCGYILGPFVQTQNSEVRPGSCPECQSAGPFMVNMEQTVYRNYQKVTIQESPGRIPAGRIPRSKDCILLADLCDRCKPGDEVDLTGIYTNNYDGSLNTEQGFPVFATVIIANYIVVKDCKHIVESLTDEDVATIVKLSKDPRIGERIVQSIAPSIFGHDYIKRGLALALFGGEPKNPGDKHKVRGDINVLICGDPGTAKSQFLKYTEKIAPRAIFTTGQGASAVGLTAYVRKNPTTRDWTLEAGALVLADRGVCLIDEFDKMNDADRTSIHEAMEQQSISISKAGIVTSLHARCSIIAASNPIGGRYDASLTFSENVNLSEPILSRFDVLCVVRDEADPMQDAHLAKFVVSSHIRHHPTQRGATLEDSNAPDPEFVLQQDLLKKYIVYARENVHPKLQNMDQDKVAKMYSQLRQESLATGSLPITVRHIESVIRMSEAHARMHLRPQVSEEDVNMAIRTMLESFVETQKYSVMRAMRQTFQKYLSYKKDHSELLYYILRQLTMDQLAYMRGLHNHSQSTIEISERDLLERARQINISDLKPFYDSRIFKMNSFTYDAKRKVIVHVLPDTPSSAAS from the exons ATG AGTTCTCCAGCCCCCGATACACCGTCAGAGCGAGATGGAGCACGATCCAGGATGACATCACCAGCGCGCGACTATGAAATGTTTGAAGATGAGAGTGCTATCCTTGGAGACAACCCTGAGGAGGAAGAGGATGATGGAGAGGAACTCTTCAATGATAACATGGAGGC TGACTACCGTCCAATGCCAGCGTTAGATCGGTATGATGCAGAGGACTTGGATGAAGATGACTATGACCCCATGTCAATACAAGATCGAGTGGCTGCTGAGCAGGAGTTAAGAAGGAGGGACAGAGAAGAGGGTCGCAACAGAAGAGATGATCGTGATTTGTTGTATG ATGAATCAGACGAAGAAAGCACGGGTGCTCCGCGGGCGAAGCGCCGTCGTGCTGCCGAGAAAGCGGCCATGGGAACTGATGAACAAGTGGAGGAGGGAATTGAGAGTATTGAGAACTTGGAGGATACAAAGGGATACACTACCAAGGAGTGGGTCTCTATGCTGGGACCGAGGACTGAAATTGCTAACAG GTTCAAAAACTTCCTCCGTACGTACACAAACAGTAAGGGTCAGTTTGTATACAAGGAGCGCATCCGTCGTATGTGTGAGCATAACCAGGCATCCTTCCATGTTGAGTTCGATGTACTGGCTCGGAGGGAACAGGTCTTGGCGTACTTCTTACCTGAGGCCCCGTTCCAGATGTTGCAGATTTTTGATGag GTAGCAAAAGACATAGTCCTACAAATATTCCCTAGCTACGAGCGAGTGACCTCAGAGATCCATGTACGCATCTCAGATCTCCCACTCATAGAAGAACTAAGAACATTCCGGAAACTTCACTTAAACCAACTTGTGAGGACAGTGGGAGTTATAACTGCCACTACAGGAGTCCTACCGCAGCTGTCTGTAGTCAAATATGACTGTAATCGGTGTGGGTATATCCTGGGACCATTTGTCCAGACCCAAAACTCTGAAGTCAGACCCGGATCTTGTCCGGAATGTCAGAGTGCTGGACCTTTCATG GTAAACATGGAACAAACAGTATACCGTAACTACCAAAAGGTGACGATCCAAGAGTCTCCCGGCCGCATCCCCGCCGGTCGTATCCCACGGAGCAAGGATTGTATACTGTTGGCAGATCTCTGTGATAGATGCAAGCCGGGAGATGAAGTGGACCTCACTGGGATCTACACTAATAATTATGATGGATCGCTTAATACTGAACAG GGTTTCCCAGTATTTGCAACAGTAATCATAGCAAACTACATAGTAGTAAAAGACTGCAAGCATATTGTGGAATCTCTAACTGATGAAGATGTGGCCACTATTGTCAAGTTGTCCAAGGATCCACGCATCGGAGAGAGGATTGTGCAAAGTATTGCTCCTTCTATATTCGGACACGATTATATTAAGAGGGGACTTGCTTTAGCACTGTTTGGTGGGGAGCCAAAGAATCCAG GTGATAAGCACAAAGTAAGAGGAGACATCAATGTTCTTATATGCGGTGACCCTGGTACTGCCAAATCACAATTCTTGAAGTACACAGAAAAG ATCGCGCCCAGAGCAATCTTCACAACGGGCCAGGGTGCCAGTGCAGTCGGTCTTACAGCTTATGTGAGGAAGAATCCTACTACCAG AGACTGGACACTAGAAGCAGGTGCCCTAGTACTAGCAGACCGTGGAGTGTGTCTCATCGATGAGTTTGACAAAATGAACGACGCAGACCGCACCTCCATACACGAGGCCATGGAACAACAGTCCATATCTATTTCCAAAGCCGGTATCGTGACGTCACTGCACGCTAG ATGTTCAATAATAGCGGCCTCCAATCCCATAGGCGGTCGTTACGACGCGTCGCTAACGTTCTCTGAGAACGTGAACTTGTCCGAGCCAATCTTGTCTCGTTTTGATGTGCTCTGTGTCGTAAGGGATGAGGCAGATCCTATGCAAGACGCTCATCTTGcgaa ATTCGTAGTATCGTCCCACATCCGCCACCACCCGACGCAGCGCGGCGCCACGCTGGAGGACAGCAACGCCCCCGACCCGGAGTTCGTACTCCAACAGGATCTACTCAAGAAGTACATCGTCTATGCCAGGGAGAATGTCCATCCTAAACTACAG AACATGGACCAAGACAAAGTAGCGAAGATGTACAGTCAACTGCGACAGGAGTCTCTCGCTACAGGCAGCTTGCCGATCACAGTGCGTCATATTGAGTCTG TGATCCGTATGAGCGAGGCTCACGCTCGGATGCACCTGCGTCCCCAAGTGTCGGAGGAGGACGTGAACATGGCCATCCGCACCATGCTGGAGAGCTTCGTCGAGACACAGAAGTACAGCGTCATGCGGGCTATGAGACAG ACATTCCAAAAATACCTTTCATACAAGAAGGACCACAGTGAGCTCCTCTACTACATCCTACGTCAACTAACAATGGACCAACTAGCATACATGAGAGGTTTACACAACCATTCCCAGTCTACCATCGAAATATCTGAGAGAGACCTCCTAGAAAGAGCCAGGCAGATCAACATCAGTGACTTAAAACCATTCTATGATAGCAGAATCTTCAAAATGAATAGTTTTACTTATGATGCCAAGAGGAAGGTTATTGTACATGTCTTGCCTGATACACCGTCTAGTGCCGCTTCGTAA
- the LOC118277866 gene encoding transmembrane protein 169, with the protein MAKVEQPIFILPKKRNGKKQNTIASHVDHIITVQGVAEDTQTKYKNGLSPVSEHVNGIIHSTMEGLKSNMKINLPIINDVNDEDLNDFNGDSESEKQNIQKNGYQALSTLNGSREIIDLSPIYENSSDACSSHGDLRDANDSDIQKSCKVLNSDQNESSSATPNSLSQTQSENSFEMGNLTDSLKNSAKRKKRVNIVPGITEADNTDTEITALRIESEGSLSPDCSLTDNSKDGYLTMTGTIKRGKKKGQNVDVKLNISREELEIIEAAIVAEEFNKMDISKCSLYNGPHIFLFSLLCIPFVACISAMYSFYMGTMAWYNVFSHVTENLSCIKKVLLAPIVILSYPFLIVIFTVGLGLYAGIVQLTFSAANWWKDVCDFEKGFYGWLCNTLGMSECSPYEVVVLMNVKP; encoded by the exons ATGGCGAAGGTTGAGCAACCAATTTTCATCCTGCCGAAGAAACGAAATGGAAAGAAACAGAACACAATAGCCAGCCATGTAGACCACATAATTACTGTGCAg GGAGTTGCAGAAGATACCCAAACTAAGTACAAGAATGGTCTGTCGCCAGTCTCTGAACATGTCAATGGGATAATTCATTCAACCATGGAAGGCCTCAAGTCCAACATGAAGATCAATCTCCCAATAATCAATGATGTCAATGATGAAGACCTGAATGATTTCAACGGAGACTCTGAATCTGAGAAACAGAACATTCAGAAGAATGGATACCAAGCTTTATCCACTCTTAACGGCAGCCGGGAGATAATAGACCTCTCTCCGATTTACGAGAACTCTTCAGATGCATGCTCCAGTCATGGAGATCTAAGAGATGCCAACGACAGTGACATTCAAAAGAGCTGCAAAGTTCTCAACTCTGATCAGAATGAAAGCTCTTCTGCTACACCAAACAGCCTGTCTCAAACACAGTCGGAAAACAGCTTTGAAATGGGCAATCTCACTGATAGCCTCAAGAACAGTGCTAAAAGGAAAAAACGAGTCAACATTGTCCCAGGAATCACTGAGGCTGATAACACTGACACTGAAATTACAGCCTTGCGCATTGAGTCTGAGGGTTCTTTGTCCCCTGACTGCTCTCTGACAGACAATTCTAAGGATGGTTATCTGACCATGACAGGAACTATTAAGAGAGGAAAAAAGAAAGGGCAGAATGTTGATGTTAAACTCAACATATCGAGGGAGGAGCTGGAGATTATTGAAGCAGCTATTGTTGCTGAGGAGTTCAACAAGATGGACATATCCAAATGCTCTTTGTACAATGGTCCACACATTTTTCTCTTCAGCCTACTTTGCATCCCATTTGTGGCATGCATTTCTGCCATGTACTCATTCTACATGGGCACAATGGCTTGGTACAATGTATTCTCCCATGTCACTGAGAATTTAAGCTGCATTAAAAAGGTATTGCTGGCCCCAATAGTGATTTTGTCATACCCATTCTTGATTGTAATTTTTACTGTAGGTTTGGGTCTGTATGCTGGTATAGTCCAGCTTACATTCAGTGCTGCCAACTGGTGGAAGGATGTTTGTGACTTCGAGAAGGGTTTCTATGGTTGGCTCTGCAATACTTTGGGTATGTCGGAGTGCAGTCCATATGAGGTTGTAGTTCTTATGAATGTCAAACCTTAA